A genomic segment from Ptychodera flava strain L36383 chromosome 19, AS_Pfla_20210202, whole genome shotgun sequence encodes:
- the LOC139118372 gene encoding thialysine N-epsilon-acetyltransferase-like, whose amino-acid sequence MAFRVREARPQDCGDIVRLIKELASYEKSTDQVHMTEHVLKRDGFGDEKFYHCFVADAEVPLETDDSDDNHLKVIAYALFFYAYSTWDGRMMYLEDIYVTPEFRGKGIGTALIKRILEVGLEKECQRIHLAVLDWNTSAAEFYKSKGFQDITERDGWHALQLNREKMEDFVKNH is encoded by the exons ATGGCTTTCCGTGTCAGAGAAGCTAGACCCCAAGATTGTGGTGATATAGTACGACTCATCAAGGAGTTAGCCTCCTATGAGAAATCAACAGATCAAGTACACATGACAGAACACG TTTTGAAGAGGGATGGATTCGGTGATGAGAAGTTCTATCACTGTTTTGTTGCTGATGCAGAGGTACCATTGGAGACAGATGATAGTGATGACAACCATCTTAAAGTTATTGCGTATGCATTATTCTTTTATGCATACAGTACCTGGGATGGTAGAATGATGTATTTGGAAGATATCTATGTAACGCCGGAATTCAGAG GTAAAGGTATAGGAACAGCATTAATCAAGAGAATACTAGAG GTTGGACTGGAGAAGGAATGTCAAAGAATTCACCTGGCAGTGCTTGATTGGAATACATCAGCTGCTGAATTTTACAAATCCAAAGGATTTCAGGACATAACGGAAAGAGATGGCTGGCATGCATTACAACTGAATAGAGAGAAAATGGAAGACTTTGTCAAGAACCACTAA